In one window of Maylandia zebra isolate NMK-2024a unplaced genomic scaffold, Mzebra_GT3a scaffold03, whole genome shotgun sequence DNA:
- the LOC143415761 gene encoding NACHT, LRR and PYD domains-containing protein 3-like: MTTPKEILLGTLEDLGRDDFEKFKWHLKNGSVEGLPAIPVSKLENAERTDIVDLMFDTYSINTFEVTKNLLGRLNRNDLLENLNKTIPEPTEILTECQLKLKSDLKQKFQCVLEGISTTENPTLLSQIYTELYITGGGTAEVNDEHEVRQIETASRKPDRPETTIRQEDIFKLPPGRDKPIRTVLTMGVAGIGKTVLTQKFTLDWAEDKANQDIQFMFPFTFRELNVLKEEKFSLVELVHYFFTETKEAGIYIFEDFQVVFIFDGLDECRPPLDFHKTTILTDPRKSTSVDVLLINLIRGKLLPSARLWITTRPAAANQIPDCVGVVTEVRGFTDPQKEEYFRKRFGDSEQASSIISHIKTSRSLHIMCHIPVFCWITATVLEFVMKNKESKDLPKTLTELYLRLVLFHLKTKDIKYD, translated from the exons ATGACGACACCTAAAGAAATCCTTCTGGGGACTTTGGAGGATTTGGGACGTGATGACTTTGAAAAATTTAAGTGGCATCTGAAGAACGGGTCTGTAGAAGGTTTACCAGCAATCCCAGTGAGTAAACTGGAGAATGCAGAGAGGACGGACATAGTGGATCTGATGTTTGATACCTACTCTATCAACACTTTTGAAGTCACTAAAAATCTTTTGGGGAGGTTAAACAGGAATGATCTGTTGgagaatttaaataaaaccatCCCAGAACCCACAG AGATTCTCACTGAGTGTCAGCTCAAACTCAAGTCAGACCTGAAgcagaagttccagtgtgtgctcGAGGGGATTTCTACAACAGAAAACCCGACCCTCCTGagtcagatctacacagagctctacatcacagggggagggactgcagaggtcaatgatgaacatgaggtcagacagattgaaacagcatccaggaaaccagacagaccagaaacaacaatcagacaagaagacatctttaaactcccacctggaagagataaaccaatcagaacagtgctgacaatgggagtggctggcattgggaaaacagtcctaACACAGAAGTTcaccctggactgggctgaagacaaagccaaccaggacatccagttcatgtttccattcactttcagagagctgaatgtgctgaaagaggaaaagttcagcttggtggaactTGTTCATTACTTCttcactgaaaccaaagaagcaggaatctacatctttgaagacttccaggttgtgttcatctttgatggtctggatgagtgtcgacctcctctggacttccacaaaactacaatcctgactgaccctagaaagtccacctcagtggatgtgctgctgataaacctcatcagggggaaactgcttccctctgctcgcctctggataaccacacgacctgcagcagccaatcagatcccagACTGTGTTGGcgtggtgacagaggtcagagggttcactgacccacagaaggaggagtacttcaggaagagattcggAGATTcggagcaggccagcagcatcatctcccacatcaagacatcacgaagcctccacatcatgtgccacatcccagtcttctgctggatcactgctacagttctggagttTGTCATGAAGAACAAAGAGAGCAAAGATCTGCCTAAGACTCTCACAGAGCTCTACCTACGCCTTGTGCTATTTCACCTAAAAACGAAGGACATCAAGTATGATTAA